A single genomic interval of Leifsonia shinshuensis harbors:
- a CDS encoding ATP-binding protein: MTHRATALTASTAYPFLNEVGLGHRGAWMGKLGSLSGGGDFVFDPYELYRQKLVTGTSMVWIGTVGTGKSAGAKAFACRMCTLGVKVAVASDPKGEWVAPALAMGGTVISLAPSGANRLNPLDEGPRDSRLSDDEWVALVLSRRRLTLTAIIPSLIHRDISPREHTALDVALVAAIAAPAGETVTITDVYKQLTDTKDDQAREDGADIAHGLRRLVHGDLSGVFDGESTVKFDADSPFVVMDTSGFMGASATLLSVATTCVAAWLEAAVMDPAAGKRIVIYDEGWRMLRDEQMLLRMSEQWKLARQYGLCNLLIMHRITDLDMVGNAGSATRALAQGLLTDAEIRIVYRQEEDVLPATKEALGLTDAEVREVRSLAQGVGLWKIGKRPFIVRNYLTEDELETFKTSDRFEEIGSVTPAAADPTDTTGWTADPVEEEPNWDIEATGRHRIETPTAAAPRPFVAPPLLKPATGWEAAADEVSAAEEYREIELTGRRSEIIAAANRAKHADLTDDSFLQLATNCISPEIHSQTTSGAFCTQCGVFRPDEALIAS, translated from the coding sequence ATGACTCATCGGGCCACCGCTCTGACCGCGTCGACGGCGTACCCGTTCCTGAACGAAGTCGGTCTCGGCCACCGCGGCGCGTGGATGGGCAAACTCGGCTCGCTCTCGGGCGGTGGCGACTTCGTCTTCGACCCGTACGAGCTGTACCGTCAGAAGCTGGTCACCGGCACCTCCATGGTCTGGATCGGCACCGTCGGCACCGGCAAGAGCGCGGGCGCGAAAGCCTTCGCCTGCCGGATGTGCACCCTCGGGGTCAAGGTCGCGGTCGCGTCGGACCCGAAGGGAGAGTGGGTTGCGCCTGCCCTGGCCATGGGCGGCACCGTCATCTCACTCGCGCCGTCCGGCGCGAACCGTCTCAACCCGCTCGACGAGGGACCACGGGATAGCCGTCTGTCCGACGATGAGTGGGTCGCGTTGGTGCTCTCCCGCCGACGGCTGACGCTGACAGCGATCATCCCGTCTCTGATCCACCGGGACATCAGCCCGCGTGAGCACACCGCGCTCGATGTCGCGCTGGTCGCGGCGATCGCGGCGCCCGCCGGCGAGACGGTGACGATCACCGACGTCTACAAGCAGCTGACCGACACGAAGGACGACCAGGCTCGTGAGGACGGCGCCGACATCGCGCACGGACTTCGCCGCCTGGTCCACGGCGACCTCTCCGGGGTTTTCGACGGCGAGTCGACCGTGAAGTTTGACGCCGATTCGCCGTTCGTGGTCATGGACACCAGCGGGTTCATGGGGGCCTCCGCGACGCTGCTTTCGGTGGCGACAACCTGCGTGGCCGCGTGGCTCGAGGCGGCGGTCATGGATCCGGCCGCTGGCAAGCGCATCGTCATCTACGACGAGGGCTGGCGGATGCTGCGCGACGAGCAGATGCTGCTACGGATGAGCGAGCAGTGGAAGCTGGCCCGTCAATATGGCCTGTGCAACTTGCTGATCATGCATCGGATCACCGACCTCGACATGGTGGGGAACGCAGGATCGGCAACACGCGCGCTCGCGCAGGGCCTCCTTACCGACGCGGAGATCCGCATCGTGTACCGCCAGGAGGAAGACGTACTCCCAGCGACCAAGGAAGCTCTGGGGCTCACCGACGCGGAGGTGCGCGAGGTTCGCAGCCTCGCGCAGGGTGTCGGCTTGTGGAAGATCGGCAAGCGGCCCTTCATCGTGCGCAACTACTTGACCGAGGACGAGTTGGAGACCTTCAAGACCTCCGACCGGTTCGAGGAAATCGGCTCCGTCACGCCCGCGGCCGCCGATCCGACAGACACCACCGGTTGGACCGCCGACCCGGTCGAGGAAGAGCCGAACTGGGACATTGAGGCAACGGGCCGGCACCGCATCGAGACGCCGACCGCCGCAGCTCCTCGCCCGTTCGTCGCACCGCCGCTGCTGAAGCCGGCCACCGGTTGGGAGGCCGCTGCAGACGAAGTGTCGGCGGCCGAGGAGTATCGCGAGATCGAGCTGACCGGCCGCCGGTCCGAGATCATCGCGGCGGCGAACCGCGCGAAGCACGCCGACCTCACCGACGACAGCTTCCTGCAGCTCGCCACCAACTGCATTTCTCCTGAAATCCACTCACAGACGACGTCGGGTGCCTTCTGCACTCAGTGCGGAGTGTTCCGTCCCGACGAAGCGCTCATCGCTAGCTGA
- a CDS encoding type II secretion system F family protein gives MSDINFLDETSSASSTVAREPVAPAKLETASATDQGASRKTVTAQKSTREEIAETLEDLEALLKAGASEHHAVTAIASIYEGTSVGAAYGRIADKLIDGTSLSDAINDEESVFPRVARDLISAGVNQQILWRNLRRSAELIRKSSDLTAELRVKLANPISLAILTVIVIVASVNLAFGNPDTLGPSAAVVATLILNATRVVGAVAIVALVGGIIAMIWYNTAGKKNPKFRLRIDRYLLTAPKGKRGKRMRRELRKVTTHDAGAKFTEVLASSLDAGMDESQSLRTAARATGNAAIILHVEEHIQRIYDGTEDLAGVARSPYFPPTLSHRLALQPGASERIDVLRDLSATYGKKAENASTSLANRLARRVDDLTLMFGVTTVFLLLTPMMISLQDMGNALNHV, from the coding sequence ATGTCCGACATCAACTTCCTGGATGAGACCTCGTCGGCGTCATCCACCGTCGCCCGCGAACCGGTCGCCCCAGCGAAGCTGGAGACCGCCAGCGCCACTGACCAGGGCGCCTCGCGCAAGACCGTGACGGCGCAGAAGTCGACGCGGGAGGAGATTGCTGAAACCCTCGAGGACCTCGAAGCCCTTCTCAAGGCGGGAGCGTCCGAGCACCACGCGGTAACGGCCATCGCATCGATCTACGAGGGAACCAGCGTCGGTGCCGCATACGGCCGAATCGCCGACAAGCTGATCGACGGCACCAGCCTCTCCGACGCCATCAACGACGAGGAGAGTGTCTTCCCCCGGGTCGCACGCGACCTGATCAGCGCCGGCGTGAACCAGCAGATCCTCTGGCGGAACCTGCGACGATCGGCCGAACTCATCCGGAAGAGCTCCGACCTGACCGCCGAACTCCGAGTCAAGCTCGCCAACCCGATCAGCCTCGCGATCCTCACCGTGATCGTCATCGTCGCATCCGTGAACCTCGCGTTCGGCAACCCCGACACGCTGGGTCCGAGCGCCGCGGTCGTAGCGACGCTGATCCTGAACGCGACTCGGGTGGTCGGAGCCGTCGCTATCGTCGCCCTCGTCGGCGGCATCATCGCCATGATCTGGTACAACACCGCGGGCAAGAAAAACCCGAAGTTCCGGCTCCGAATCGACCGATACCTCCTGACCGCCCCGAAGGGTAAGCGGGGCAAAAGGATGCGCCGGGAACTGAGGAAGGTCACCACTCATGACGCCGGGGCCAAGTTCACCGAGGTGCTCGCTTCCAGCCTCGACGCAGGCATGGACGAATCCCAGTCGCTGCGCACCGCCGCGCGCGCAACCGGAAACGCGGCCATCATCCTCCACGTCGAGGAGCACATCCAGCGCATCTACGACGGAACCGAAGACCTCGCCGGCGTCGCGCGCTCACCGTACTTTCCCCCCACCCTCAGCCACAGGCTCGCCCTCCAGCCGGGGGCAAGCGAACGCATCGACGTTCTCCGCGACCTGAGCGCCACCTACGGCAAGAAGGCCGAGAACGCGTCCACCTCGCTGGCCAACCGTCTTGCTCGCCGAGTAGACGACCTCACCCTCATGTTCGGCGTCACCACGGTCTTCCTGCTGCTCACTCCGATGATGATCTCGCTCCAAGACATGGGGAACGCCCTCAACCATGTTTAA
- a CDS encoding SCO6880 family protein — MSAEQIDKPREVSFPARRRAGFIGNFSNLQVGVAASGVVLVVVWIMFHLDDPIGALTVALLPGSALVGVGLWSDEHGHPLINRFIAQIGHTMRTLLGQTEWRRPVVTHVEKSSTFQLPGGLGSITAFETELGEAIFEDRVHGTFIAVLAVTTPGYALLDDPQKRERVDSWALFQSSLVKHPGLARIQVLLTSRVSSPTAIRDYYEPRASQAVSGWARQQYEVLLDNAVANSPQHEQFIVVVLDKDRLARDVKAQGGGRVGLANVMAREVDTTTGSLRDCGITVRSWLGAREGAAVMRKAYDPQAADAIENRTDARAGVAPASAGPIWGKELVDHLRTDGAFHATYEVTEWPRIPTLPDFLRAVTTLPFQHSASLYFTPVPLKTSRRRIRAERRKINANRLERQRRGNDRADDEFEIQEQVDITRREQELVHGFGDLEFLGLVTVTGLSKEELDANCSAFTTAAEGQGMEVRLMYGQQLAAFNSASLPLALAPSATSSLRRKAS; from the coding sequence ATGAGTGCCGAACAGATTGACAAGCCCCGGGAGGTCTCGTTCCCGGCACGACGCCGAGCCGGCTTCATCGGCAACTTCAGCAACCTACAGGTGGGAGTTGCCGCATCCGGCGTCGTGCTCGTCGTCGTGTGGATCATGTTCCACCTCGACGACCCGATCGGCGCGCTCACTGTGGCGCTCCTCCCGGGCTCAGCGCTCGTGGGCGTCGGGCTGTGGTCGGACGAGCACGGACACCCCCTCATCAACCGATTCATCGCACAGATTGGACACACGATGCGTACTCTGCTCGGACAGACCGAATGGCGTCGACCGGTCGTCACCCATGTGGAGAAGTCGAGCACCTTCCAGCTTCCGGGAGGTCTCGGCTCGATTACCGCATTCGAGACCGAACTGGGAGAGGCGATCTTCGAGGACCGGGTGCATGGCACCTTCATCGCCGTCCTCGCTGTCACCACCCCGGGATATGCGTTGCTGGATGATCCGCAGAAGCGGGAGCGCGTGGATTCCTGGGCTCTGTTCCAGTCCTCTTTGGTAAAGCACCCGGGTCTGGCGCGCATCCAGGTTCTCCTCACCTCTCGGGTGTCTTCGCCGACGGCGATTCGGGACTACTACGAGCCGCGTGCGTCGCAGGCGGTCAGCGGGTGGGCGCGTCAACAGTACGAAGTCCTCCTCGACAACGCCGTCGCAAATTCCCCGCAGCACGAGCAGTTCATCGTCGTTGTGCTTGACAAAGACCGTCTGGCTCGCGACGTCAAAGCCCAGGGCGGAGGCCGAGTCGGCCTCGCGAACGTCATGGCCCGCGAAGTGGACACCACCACTGGATCCCTCCGCGATTGCGGCATCACCGTCCGGTCCTGGCTGGGCGCGCGCGAGGGCGCCGCCGTCATGCGGAAAGCGTACGACCCACAGGCTGCCGACGCGATCGAGAACCGAACAGACGCCCGTGCCGGCGTGGCCCCGGCCAGCGCGGGCCCGATCTGGGGGAAGGAGCTCGTCGACCACCTGCGCACCGACGGCGCATTCCACGCCACGTACGAGGTCACCGAATGGCCACGCATCCCCACACTTCCGGACTTCCTCCGCGCCGTCACCACCCTCCCGTTCCAGCACTCGGCCTCGCTCTACTTCACACCGGTTCCACTGAAGACCTCCCGCCGACGCATCCGCGCTGAGCGGCGCAAGATCAACGCCAACCGGCTCGAACGGCAGCGCCGGGGCAACGACCGAGCGGATGACGAGTTCGAGATCCAGGAGCAGGTCGACATCACCCGGCGGGAGCAGGAGCTGGTTCACGGTTTTGGCGACCTCGAGTTCCTCGGCCTGGTCACCGTGACGGGATTGAGCAAAGAGGAGCTGGACGCGAACTGCTCCGCATTCACCACCGCCGCCGAGGGCCAGGGCATGGAGGTCCGCCTGATGTACGGGCAGCAGTTAGCGGCCTTCAACAGCGCGTCGCTCCCGCTGGCACTGGCCCCCTCGGCGACCTCCTCCCTTCGACGGAAGGCCAGCTGA
- a CDS encoding prepilin peptidase has translation MFNLIPGQPVAAAATLTVGLIAIAFVDARTHTIHNASILALGAASVAAGSIDQLSLTQWATGIACGLVAFVIYLERAVADDAAGRLPVGAGDIKLIGVPVGVFGLASPLLAAGVLFLGVVFHSLFGLLGRSASRGSEENTAHGPALAVAAMVGLAVLTHTTGEVT, from the coding sequence ATGTTTAATCTGATCCCGGGCCAGCCTGTCGCTGCGGCCGCAACCCTCACCGTTGGCCTGATCGCCATCGCCTTCGTCGACGCGCGCACCCACACCATCCACAACGCGAGCATCCTCGCCCTGGGTGCCGCGTCCGTCGCGGCGGGCAGCATCGATCAGCTGAGCCTGACCCAGTGGGCCACCGGCATCGCCTGCGGCCTCGTCGCGTTCGTGATCTACCTCGAGCGCGCGGTCGCTGACGATGCAGCGGGACGCCTCCCCGTAGGCGCGGGCGACATCAAGCTCATCGGCGTTCCCGTCGGAGTCTTCGGACTGGCCAGCCCTCTTCTGGCCGCCGGCGTCCTCTTCCTGGGCGTGGTCTTCCACTCCCTCTTCGGTCTACTCGGCCGCAGCGCCAGCCGCGGATCCGAGGAGAACACGGCGCACGGACCGGCCCTGGCCGTCGCCGCCATGGTCGGACTCGCCGTCCTGACTCACACCACAGGGGAGGTGACGTAA
- a CDS encoding sigma factor-like helix-turn-helix DNA-binding protein: protein MTTPIPERLAALAADGARVRAEQEDLTTRRRQAVFDAYEERYTFAEIGRMLGVSAERARQDYERYVAAHPGAGTK from the coding sequence ATGACCACTCCGATCCCCGAGCGTCTGGCCGCGTTGGCCGCGGACGGCGCCCGGGTGCGGGCTGAGCAAGAGGACCTGACCACTCGTCGCCGCCAGGCGGTGTTCGATGCCTACGAGGAGCGATACACCTTCGCGGAGATTGGCCGCATGCTCGGGGTCTCCGCGGAGCGCGCTCGGCAGGACTATGAGCGCTACGTCGCGGCACATCCAGGCGCGGGCACGAAATGA
- a CDS encoding RCC1 domain-containing protein — MIRRHLSGKRGDLRITVTLGVAAITGLYLMNTIVTNNANLTEQTALTVQLGQAVENRAQTYASILDSDLTGTTVPSTARACGLNPAVCTTVVSDTPSGDGLSRTLRIQADQVDGGLVMTRDVVLKATKATHVSSLDAKGRPSWVSVDGANSFTIWGVAAGTPTKVTEDQMKGPKAGTTWVTAGPRSGVDSAGKPWIFRPTSPCTLDASPKGFDTPTDVRIAFSSGDLGFFLDAAGTAYGYGNNDQGQLGLGHAGDTVCTPTSIPDHKFIAISSAAGSTFAIDTAHRLWAWGAGTNGQLGDGKKLSYNTPTAIAPTTRFTAVSTGNGATWALDDKGRAWSWGFNAYGLLGNGTTTAVSTATPIPATTVFTQISAGVTAFYAIDVTGQLWAVGYGANGQLGDGTLTSKSTPVKVAPGAAFVQVTAGSYRAFAIDNSGRLFSWGAGSSGALGTGDSADRTTPTPVDAPARFRSVQTSPNMNYTAAIDTDGGLWAIGTNGNGLWPATLTGNRASAQQMPRPTGFVAPSWQ, encoded by the coding sequence ATGATCCGCCGGCACCTCTCTGGCAAGCGGGGAGACCTCCGCATCACGGTCACCCTCGGGGTCGCCGCGATCACCGGGCTCTACCTCATGAACACGATCGTCACCAACAACGCCAACCTGACAGAGCAAACCGCCCTCACCGTCCAGCTGGGTCAAGCTGTCGAGAACCGCGCACAAACGTACGCGTCCATTCTCGACAGCGACCTCACCGGCACCACCGTCCCTTCCACCGCTCGAGCGTGCGGATTGAACCCAGCGGTCTGCACCACGGTGGTCTCGGACACCCCAAGCGGAGATGGTCTCTCCCGCACTCTGCGGATCCAAGCCGACCAGGTCGATGGCGGCCTGGTCATGACCCGCGACGTCGTCCTCAAAGCCACGAAGGCCACGCACGTAAGCTCGCTCGACGCGAAGGGCCGACCGAGCTGGGTCAGCGTCGACGGCGCAAACTCGTTCACCATCTGGGGCGTGGCCGCCGGGACACCAACCAAGGTCACCGAGGACCAGATGAAGGGGCCGAAGGCCGGGACCACCTGGGTCACTGCCGGACCCCGCAGCGGCGTCGACAGCGCCGGCAAGCCGTGGATCTTCCGCCCCACCTCCCCCTGCACCCTCGACGCATCGCCCAAGGGCTTCGATACCCCAACCGACGTGCGGATTGCCTTCTCGAGCGGAGACCTCGGGTTCTTCCTCGACGCCGCTGGCACCGCCTACGGATACGGGAACAACGACCAGGGACAGCTCGGCCTCGGCCATGCAGGAGACACGGTGTGCACGCCGACGTCGATCCCGGACCACAAGTTCATCGCCATCAGCAGCGCCGCCGGGTCGACGTTCGCCATTGACACGGCTCACAGGCTGTGGGCCTGGGGCGCCGGCACCAACGGGCAGCTCGGCGACGGGAAGAAGCTCAGCTACAACACGCCGACCGCGATCGCGCCCACCACCCGGTTCACCGCAGTCTCGACCGGCAACGGCGCCACCTGGGCACTCGACGACAAGGGCCGCGCATGGAGTTGGGGATTCAACGCCTACGGCCTGCTCGGGAACGGCACCACCACGGCGGTCAGCACGGCTACCCCAATCCCGGCGACCACGGTCTTCACCCAGATCAGCGCCGGCGTGACCGCCTTCTACGCCATCGACGTCACCGGCCAGCTCTGGGCCGTCGGATACGGCGCCAACGGGCAGCTGGGGGATGGCACCCTGACCAGTAAGTCCACGCCCGTCAAGGTCGCGCCCGGCGCCGCGTTCGTGCAAGTCACCGCCGGCTCCTACCGTGCGTTCGCGATCGACAACTCAGGCCGCCTCTTCAGCTGGGGAGCTGGCAGCTCCGGCGCCCTGGGCACCGGCGACAGCGCCGACAGGACCACACCCACCCCGGTCGACGCCCCTGCTCGATTCCGGAGCGTCCAGACCTCGCCGAACATGAACTACACCGCGGCGATCGACACCGATGGAGGGCTGTGGGCCATCGGCACCAACGGAAACGGCCTGTGGCCCGCGACCCTCACCGGCAACCGCGCGAGCGCGCAGCAAATGCCCCGCCCGACCGGGTTCGTCGCCCCTAGCTGGCAGTAA
- a CDS encoding type IV pilus twitching motility protein PilT: MTRFTAQDVADWVDHFGDDNCSDLHLTPHRGLLTVKYKETRAVPDVPALDAASIDDFATSLFLHHREGGWTAGTWQAFASNDQSRRYRARVTLRRTVHGTTATLRIIPREIPTWQQLGLTKKVVNLAGRGSGFIGIAGPTGSGKSSTLAACIAALMDSIDSHVYMLEDPTEFIHQPKRSLVTQRELGTHFRSYEDGIKDAKGSHPRVIVVGEIRDGEVAQAALDAALSGHLVISTLHASSVEDAIAAMIAFYPADKQHLARAQLAQALQAMVVQSLVRKDGENVTADEPQMALVQEVAINDREMEATIRADVGGGSLHHVRSYLRGAGRRAGNVPFEDSLAHLVRNNKVKHETAAAMLREPQTLTEALNMPVRPDLEA; this comes from the coding sequence ATGACTCGATTCACAGCACAAGACGTGGCCGACTGGGTCGACCACTTCGGCGACGACAACTGCTCCGACCTTCACCTGACGCCCCACCGCGGGCTCCTGACGGTCAAGTACAAGGAGACCAGGGCGGTTCCGGACGTGCCCGCGCTCGACGCGGCCAGTATCGACGACTTCGCGACGTCGCTCTTCCTGCACCACCGGGAGGGCGGATGGACCGCTGGCACCTGGCAGGCGTTCGCTTCCAACGACCAGTCCCGCCGCTATCGCGCCCGGGTGACGCTGCGGCGGACGGTCCACGGGACCACCGCGACGCTGCGCATCATCCCTCGCGAGATTCCCACCTGGCAGCAGCTGGGGCTCACCAAGAAGGTGGTCAATCTCGCTGGACGAGGTTCAGGCTTCATCGGCATCGCCGGTCCGACCGGCTCCGGCAAGAGCAGCACCCTGGCGGCCTGCATCGCCGCCCTCATGGACTCGATCGACTCCCACGTCTACATGCTCGAAGACCCGACCGAGTTCATCCATCAGCCGAAGCGCAGCCTCGTGACGCAGCGCGAGCTCGGCACCCACTTCCGCAGCTACGAAGACGGCATCAAGGATGCGAAGGGATCCCACCCTCGGGTGATCGTCGTCGGCGAGATCCGCGACGGCGAAGTGGCCCAGGCCGCCCTCGACGCCGCCCTCTCCGGCCACCTGGTCATCAGCACCCTCCACGCCAGCTCGGTGGAAGACGCGATTGCGGCGATGATCGCGTTCTACCCGGCCGACAAGCAGCACCTGGCCCGCGCACAGCTCGCGCAGGCGCTTCAAGCCATGGTCGTGCAGTCCCTCGTTCGCAAGGACGGCGAGAACGTCACCGCCGACGAACCCCAAATGGCGCTCGTCCAGGAAGTCGCGATCAACGACCGCGAGATGGAGGCAACGATTCGCGCCGACGTCGGGGGCGGCTCCCTGCACCACGTGCGCAGCTATCTGCGCGGCGCGGGCCGCCGCGCCGGCAACGTGCCCTTCGAGGACTCGCTGGCTCACCTCGTCCGCAACAACAAGGTCAAGCACGAGACCGCAGCCGCCATGCTCCGCGAGCCCCAGACCCTCACCGAAGCACTCAACATGCCCGTCCGCCCTGACCTGGAGGCCTAA
- a CDS encoding ATPase, T2SS/T4P/T4SS family gives MTLTYPSTTSVASLDAETAPSAEPGTFADVANKIGTGEIADWKHGALVALARAGASDVHMVIDSVTKSLRIYTKFERERHDLVEYGPDEARTIFNAVKAHARLGSQHQASEPADGRIMLPVDGYNYRARAVRFLLVDDGEKVVLRLPQLGRARPLVEFGLTDENSRALGRMLTRRSGIVFAAGPTNEGKSSLLRAIVMELRREFGTIMSIEDPVEQLIDGVEQIEVNETNGAQAGYAAILEKIVRADPDLLIIGEVRDRDTARLAAQLADMGKLVLSTIHATDGVAALRRFVKLAEAEPLSMLDGVRGVVSQRLVRTLARTGENRYAGMRSVHEILTKTDDFIDAMIEGRSSTQLHAIADANSTRFSTNLDALIAAGITDRAEAIRILGQE, from the coding sequence ATGACCCTCACCTACCCGTCCACCACTTCGGTCGCAAGCCTGGACGCCGAGACCGCTCCCTCGGCCGAGCCGGGCACCTTCGCGGACGTCGCGAACAAGATCGGCACCGGCGAGATCGCTGACTGGAAGCACGGGGCGCTGGTTGCGCTCGCCCGTGCCGGCGCGAGCGATGTCCACATGGTGATCGACAGCGTCACGAAGTCGCTGCGCATCTACACGAAGTTCGAGCGTGAGCGTCACGACCTGGTCGAGTACGGCCCGGACGAAGCTCGAACCATCTTCAACGCCGTCAAGGCGCATGCACGTCTGGGAAGTCAGCACCAGGCCTCAGAGCCCGCTGACGGCCGGATCATGCTGCCCGTCGACGGCTACAACTACCGAGCCCGAGCCGTCCGCTTCCTCCTCGTCGACGACGGCGAGAAGGTCGTGCTCCGACTTCCGCAGCTGGGCCGAGCTCGCCCGCTTGTCGAGTTCGGCCTCACCGACGAGAACTCTCGCGCACTGGGGCGGATGCTGACGCGGCGAAGCGGGATCGTGTTCGCTGCAGGTCCGACCAACGAGGGCAAGTCCTCGCTGCTGCGTGCGATTGTGATGGAGCTCCGGCGAGAGTTCGGCACGATCATGTCGATCGAAGATCCCGTCGAGCAGCTGATCGACGGTGTCGAGCAGATCGAGGTCAACGAGACCAACGGTGCCCAGGCCGGCTACGCCGCCATCCTCGAGAAGATCGTCCGGGCCGACCCCGACCTGCTGATTATCGGCGAGGTGCGCGACCGAGACACCGCCCGACTCGCCGCCCAGCTCGCCGACATGGGGAAGCTGGTCCTCTCGACCATCCACGCGACGGACGGCGTCGCCGCCCTCCGAAGGTTCGTGAAACTCGCCGAGGCCGAGCCGCTTTCCATGCTGGACGGTGTGCGCGGGGTTGTTTCGCAGCGTCTCGTGCGCACGCTCGCTCGAACCGGTGAGAACCGGTACGCAGGCATGCGTTCCGTGCACGAGATCCTCACCAAGACGGATGACTTCATCGACGCGATGATCGAGGGCCGCTCCAGCACCCAGCTTCACGCGATCGCCGACGCCAACTCCACACGCTTCTCGACGAACCTGGACGCTCTGATCGCCGCGGGCATCACCGACCGCGCCGAGGCTATCCGCATCCTCGGGCAGGAGTAG
- a CDS encoding single-stranded DNA-binding protein has product MAGEMVITVVGNLTADPELRYTQNGLAVANFTIASTPRTFDRQANEWKDGEALFLRASVWREFAEHVAGSLTKGSRVIAQGRLKQRSYETKEGEKRTSIELEIDEIGPSLRYATAQITRTQGSTNAPEDNAPTDEEPWDRWNLPSSGEPLPY; this is encoded by the coding sequence ATGGCCGGAGAGATGGTCATCACCGTGGTGGGGAACCTCACCGCCGATCCCGAGCTGCGCTACACGCAGAACGGGCTCGCTGTCGCGAACTTCACCATCGCGTCCACCCCCCGCACGTTCGACCGTCAGGCGAACGAGTGGAAGGACGGTGAGGCCCTGTTCCTCCGCGCCAGCGTCTGGCGCGAGTTCGCCGAGCACGTCGCCGGTTCGCTGACCAAGGGGTCGCGCGTCATCGCGCAGGGCCGCCTGAAGCAGCGCTCCTACGAGACGAAGGAAGGCGAGAAGCGCACCAGCATCGAGCTCGAGATCGACGAGATCGGCCCGTCGCTGCGCTACGCCACCGCTCAGATCACCCGCACGCAGGGCTCGACCAACGCTCCAGAAGATAACGCGCCCACCGATGAAGAACCGTGGGACCGCTGGAATCTACCCTCGTCCGGCGAACCGCTTCCGTACTAA
- a CDS encoding helix-turn-helix domain-containing protein, with protein MGRGSAAPSTEFSMRVVSNIEHRRQEVGRTHQQLFTEAGLSKNYYWKRLNHELPFNTNDIDALARVLGVEPEDLTSKRMVGNRALRLSGPELARRLQLLAETPTAHGDDFRISDLVDFLRSQEVEFTPERWASLMEETASVTSQSEKLLVEIATFFDVDRVYLTNFAQEDVTEHVEAQLVLRRTLKQIGGATVSARALGNVPASALLQIAKDISATDQK; from the coding sequence ATGGGCAGAGGGAGCGCCGCGCCGTCGACAGAATTCTCGATGCGCGTTGTCTCCAACATCGAGCATCGGCGCCAGGAAGTGGGCCGAACCCACCAGCAGCTGTTCACCGAGGCCGGCCTCAGCAAGAACTACTACTGGAAGCGGCTCAATCATGAGCTGCCTTTCAACACCAACGACATCGACGCCCTCGCGCGCGTGCTCGGCGTCGAGCCCGAGGACCTCACCTCCAAGCGGATGGTCGGCAACCGAGCACTTCGGCTCAGCGGTCCAGAGCTCGCCCGCCGGCTTCAGCTGCTTGCCGAGACGCCGACCGCGCACGGCGATGATTTCCGCATCTCCGATCTTGTGGACTTCCTGCGATCGCAAGAGGTCGAATTCACTCCCGAGCGTTGGGCCTCCTTGATGGAGGAGACCGCCTCCGTGACGAGCCAGAGCGAGAAGCTGCTGGTCGAGATAGCGACGTTCTTCGACGTCGATAGGGTCTATCTCACCAACTTCGCCCAGGAAGATGTCACCGAGCACGTCGAGGCACAGCTCGTCCTCCGTAGAACGCTGAAACAGATCGGGGGCGCGACCGTCTCGGCGCGCGCGCTCGGCAATGTTCCCGCCAGCGCACTCCTTCAGATAGCGAAAGACATTTCAGCAACAGACCAGAAGTAG